Part of the Pseudarthrobacter sp. NBSH8 genome is shown below.
TACCTCGGCGACGTTGTCCGCTCCTGGCTGAGCATCACTCGGCGACGGGAACTGCGGAGCCTCCTCCTGGGCGGCAAGGAGCCTGACCCTGCCACCATGACGGTGGAGGAGCTGATGGCGTTCGGCGCCTGGACCCAGGAATGCGAGGCTGAGTTGAGTCCGGCCATGGCGCTGGCCGCTGCCGAAGCCGCAGTGCAGCTCTTTGACCCTCATTTTGCCCTCAAGTACGCCGACACACTGAAGCGGAATGACCCCCAATGGGTGCCTGCCCAGCGGCAGAAGGCGGCAGCGTACCTGCTCATGGACCTGCCGGTGCAGGCCATGGCAGCATTGGACGATATTTCCCAGCCGCAGCTGGACAACCTGGACGTTGAAGAGTTCGCCCGGGTGGTCGCCGCCAAATCGCGGGTTATGGTCTGGCTCCCCGAACACACCGCCCGCATGCCGGCACTTCTGCAGACGGCACGGGAGCGGCTTGGCGTGGAACCGGGAATCGCGAAGGGCTGGCCGGAGCCTCTGGCTGCTGCGGCCAACCGGATCAGCCTGAGCGAATTCGAGTACCAGGCCTTCGTGGGGGACTACGCCGCTGCCCTGCCGGCGCTGGAAGCCGCCGCGGACCCTGGGCAGAATCCGGATACGTGGTTCAGGATGAACTCAGCGGTAATCCTCATGAGCGCACTGTCCATGACAGGGCGGGAAATGGACGCGCTGAGCCTGATGAGGCAGGTGGGCGGGCAGATCTCGGACGCCGGCGAGATCGTGGGGCTGCGTGAGAAGTTCGCCGGCCGGGCGTACAACGTGCTCCTGATGGCAGGGCAGTGGCGCCGGTGCATCGACCTCCTGGATCCGCCTTCCGCGCGCGAATTCCACCGGCTCCCTTACCGGAGTGCTGCCGCGGAGCTCGCTGCCGGCATCGCCTACGTGTACTCGGGCCGCGGTGCCGTGGCCCTTGATTCGCTGCTCTCGGCCGCTGCGCAGCTGGAGCTGCGGCCCGTCCAGAGCATGCTCCGCGCCTCTTACGCTGCCATCGCCTTCGCATATGCGCAGATCGGCAATGCCGGGCAGTCCCGGAAATATCTTGACAGACTGCAGCGGACAGCAGGTGCCGCTGACCATGCCACCCGGAGCCGCACTGAATTCTGTGCCGATATGGCCGCCCGTTGGCTGGGGGACAGCGACGCAGCCACCCGCCTCAAGCAGTCCGCCCGCCGCGACATCGCAACAGGCAGGTTCACCCTTGCCGGGGTCAGCCTGCTCGGAGCAACAGTCAACGGCACGGAAGCTGACTTCCGGCTGATGGAACAAGTAGCCGGGCATCGCCAGGGCCCCTTGGCCGAAATTTCGCGGCTGATCGCCGTGGGCAGCCGGACCCGCGATGCCAAAGCGTTGCTCGCCGGCGGGGAACTGGCGGCCACCCTCGAACTGGACGCTGTTGAGGCCCGTTGCATGGCGCTGGCCGTTGACTACGCCCGGCAGGCCGGTGACTCGGTCTCCGCCAGGACTGCACAGGCCCGGCTTGACATCCTTGCAGCCACCGTTGCCAGCCTGCCGATCGTACCGAGCAGCGGCAGCCCGCTCCTGACAGCGCGGGAGAGGCAGATCGCGCGGCTGGCAGGCCGGGGCGCGTCCAACCGTGACATTGCCGTAGAGATGGGAGTGTCCGTGCGCACTGTGGAAGGACACCTTTACCAGGTCTTTACCAAACTCGGAGTAACGTCCAGGGGTGATCTGACTGGACTCGTATAGCGGCCACGCAGCCAAACCAGGACCGCCGTACCGGCTCCTCACGGGCCGGCGTGAACCGCTGGACCGGATCTGCAATATCATCCGCAGCCGCACGAGTCAGGCAGTGTTCCTCATGGCGGGCCCGGGCATCGGAAAATCAACGCTGACCGAGGCCATCACCGAGCGGCTTGCCCAGGAGATGATCATTGTTCAGATTCATGGAAGCTCGTCGCTCTCCGGCGTACCCTTTGGAGTTCTGGCGCCCTACACCGCGGAGCTCACTGCCGAGGACTCGGTGTCTCCGGTGGCTGTGCTGCGGTCTGTGTGGAGGTACTTTGAGAAGCTGAAAGGCGGCAAAGATACCCCGTTGCTTCTGATGATGGATGACGCCCACCACTTGGACGAGGCAACGGCCAGCATTGTGGCCGACATGATCACCGCCGGCTGGGCCACCGTGCTCGCTGCCGGCAGGCCGCGACCCGGGCTGCCGCAGCCGCTCGCACAGCTCTGGTACGACGGCCTGGCCGAGCGTGTGGATCTGCGTCCCATGAACCGGGAGCAGATCGAGGAAGTCCTCTCCCATGCCCTTGATGGAACAGTCCCCGCTGCAACCATTGACACTATCTGGAGTGCATCCGGCGGAAATCCGCGGATTCTTGATGCCTTGTTGCACGATGCCGCAGAGCGGGGCCAACTCGCAAAGCGGAACGGGATCTGGATGCTGCTGGGCCCCTTGCCTGCCGACGGACCAAGGCTCACCGAGGTGGTGGTGAAGGACATGCTCCGCCGCGGCCCGGAAGAACAGGAAGTCCTGAAACTTGTTGCCCTCGCCGGGCCCGTGAGCCGGAAGGTGATCGAGGATACCTTTGGCGCCGAAGTGGTGCGCACGCTTCTGGACCAGCAGATGATCGTCGAAAATTCCGGTGTTCCGGCCGAACTCCGGATCTGGAACTCCGTATTCGGAGAGGCGCTCCGCACCAGCATCTCGGTGTCGCGGAGCCTGCAGCTGCTTGAAAAGATCCGGGACCAGCTCGGAACCGCACCCGAAGGATCTGAAGGCAGGATGCGGGCCGTGGAATGGGCCCTCGAATGTGGATTCAAAATATCCGGTCCCGAGCTGCTTGAGGCCGCAGGCACCGCCTTGGTCCACTCCCGAAATTGGAGCAGCCGTACGATGGCGGCAAAGGTCGCGGATCCCGACCTCGTGCCCCAGGCGCAGGCTGTCCAGGCAAGGGCCCTATTCAATGAAGGCGACTTCGTTGGTGCGGCCAAGCTTCTGGACGGGTGCTGGCTGCAGCTGGGGAAGGGGCCCTGGGCTGTCCCGGTCATGATGCTCAGGGCAATGGCACATCAGGCTCTGGGGACACCGCTGGCAGTATTCGCAGCCGATTCCCGCGGAGCGCTTCAGAGCGCCGGTGCCATGCCTGCTGGCCCCTTGGCCGTGCCGCATGATTCCCAACAGGCACCCGGTGCTCCTGACAAGATCTGGCAGGAGCGCTTGCTTCACCTGTTGGAACTTGGCGAAGCCGGCAACCACCAGGCTTTGGCGGCCGAGGTCCAGGAACTTCGTAGCAGCCGCGGGGGTGATGCCACGGAGGACGCCCTGCATGCTGTGGGACTCGCGCTGTTGGCCCATGCCCTCGCCTCGGCCGGACGCGCCCTCCAGGGGCTGGATGCTGCATTGCTGTCGGCCTCGGAACTTCCCGCCCTGCAGGGTGGCGTGTTCTTCTTCAATGAATTTGTCCTCGGGCGCCTGGTGGCAGACTACCTGGCCATGGGGGAGTGGGATTCGGCGGAACGGGAGTTGGCGAACTACGCCGCCGGACAGCCGAGGGGTATCGCATATTTCAGCGGCAGCCTCGAGGTACTCCGTGGCTACTCGTTGCTGCGGCAGGGGCGGATGGAACGCGCCTACCAAACGCTCTTACCGGCTGTGGAGACCTTGCGGCTCAACGACCCGTTGCAGCTGTTCCGGTTTGGTTCCGGGCTGGCATTCTATGTAGCGGCGAGGCTCGGTGACTCCGCCCAGGCCGGCCGGCTTGAGTTGGATTACAAGGATTCACCTTTGGGCTCCACCGGCTTCGGACTCCTTGCCACGGCCTACGCCGCAGCAGCATCAGAGTATGTGGCGCATGACGGAAAAGGCCTGGCGTCCCTCCACACACTGTCCACCACGCGCGAGGTGACCAGCCGAGCCGGGACACTTCTGGAGCTTTTGGCACTCTGCTGGGACCTTGGCGATCATTCCGTGATCCCTTTGGTCCACACGTTGGCGGTGAACGTTGAAGGCCCCTGGGCCGCTGCAATGCTCACCCTGGCGGAGCATTGGGAGTCCGAAGACGCGGATTCCATCATGGAGACGGCGGCCATGCTTGAAGGCGCCGGATTCGTCAACCTGGCGAGGGAGGCCTACGCCCGGTCGAGCACCGTCCTTGAGAGCTCCGGGGAGCGCCGGCGGGCCCGTCAGGCGGTGGCCCTGCGGGAGAAGTGTGACCACGAACTGGGGGAGCGGTTTCGGGAAGGCCACTTCATCGCCGCAGCACCGAGCGTGCACCTCACGCGCAGGGAACAGGACATCGTAGAGCTCGCTGTGCAGGGCCTCACCGACCGGGAGATCGCACAGAAGCTCATGGTGTCCGTGCGTACCGTGGAGGGTCACCTTTACCGCACCTACGTCAAACTCGGCGTGCGGAGCCGCGACGAACTGGCTACAGCCCTTCCGCACTAGGGACTGCGTACGGAAGCCGTCCGTCCGGGCCCCGGAGTGCGGACGTCCGGATATGCGTATCCACGGGGCCTAACGCGTAGCCCAGGCGCAAAAAACTAGAGTACTGCCTACTCGTGTGCCGGGCGTTCGTGTGCGGTTGACTTAGTGCGGCAGGAAAACCCGGAGTCACAGGAAACCGCGGACCGGCCAACAGACTATTTAGGCCTCGTTTTGACGCAAGCTTCCGGCCCCTGCGGCCGGATCGAAACGGGGTCGGCGACGTCGGAGTCTTCTGAGACCGAGACTCTCCCCCCAGCCGTCGCCGGCCCTCACTTCCGCGGGCTGAAGCCCGGAGCTGCTGTGGCGGTTGCCCATCGGGCCGCCGCCACAGTGGTGTTGTGGGACAATTGAGTGTCAATCCATTGGCATCTCAAGGAGTTCGCTTTGGCCCTAGTATCAACGCCTGCCACGCTGGAACGCGCAGTGCCGGCCATGGATAACGCCGAAGTCCTCAGGATTCGGAA
Proteins encoded:
- a CDS encoding LuxR family transcriptional regulator; translated protein: MSIEPLSWGRGSPLNDVGLRTDTAGVSEPQRWSVPARSANLDAVRTALTSLESLGVVITGGRGVGKSSLARTAVSELGPDIWTLQLRSGPSSGTTPYGCLAFLLARLPQAYMGSPTAILRGITSLIKSDAAGRQCVITLDTAGGIDDMSAGVLLNILLTGTARIVAVAPMISDLPADFHWLLSDRRLTEVRLDNLNELQTRQVLLSLLGHRVSASLVSTFHTMVGGNPLLLKALATEQQHSGNLVLSDSVWTLRDKVVLDGAASLDDIVRSQWTRKSPQERDVIEMLSCARSVELSRLTTVYGAGVVADMEDSGLLEIDSSDHRWVSLREKYLGDVVRSWLSITRRRELRSLLLGGKEPDPATMTVEELMAFGAWTQECEAELSPAMALAAAEAAVQLFDPHFALKYADTLKRNDPQWVPAQRQKAAAYLLMDLPVQAMAALDDISQPQLDNLDVEEFARVVAAKSRVMVWLPEHTARMPALLQTARERLGVEPGIAKGWPEPLAAAANRISLSEFEYQAFVGDYAAALPALEAAADPGQNPDTWFRMNSAVILMSALSMTGREMDALSLMRQVGGQISDAGEIVGLREKFAGRAYNVLLMAGQWRRCIDLLDPPSAREFHRLPYRSAAAELAAGIAYVYSGRGAVALDSLLSAAAQLELRPVQSMLRASYAAIAFAYAQIGNAGQSRKYLDRLQRTAGAADHATRSRTEFCADMAARWLGDSDAATRLKQSARRDIATGRFTLAGVSLLGATVNGTEADFRLMEQVAGHRQGPLAEISRLIAVGSRTRDAKALLAGGELAATLELDAVEARCMALAVDYARQAGDSVSARTAQARLDILAATVASLPIVPSSGSPLLTARERQIARLAGRGASNRDIAVEMGVSVRTVEGHLYQVFTKLGVTSRGDLTGLV
- a CDS encoding LuxR C-terminal-related transcriptional regulator, whose translation is MRSRTSQAVFLMAGPGIGKSTLTEAITERLAQEMIIVQIHGSSSLSGVPFGVLAPYTAELTAEDSVSPVAVLRSVWRYFEKLKGGKDTPLLLMMDDAHHLDEATASIVADMITAGWATVLAAGRPRPGLPQPLAQLWYDGLAERVDLRPMNREQIEEVLSHALDGTVPAATIDTIWSASGGNPRILDALLHDAAERGQLAKRNGIWMLLGPLPADGPRLTEVVVKDMLRRGPEEQEVLKLVALAGPVSRKVIEDTFGAEVVRTLLDQQMIVENSGVPAELRIWNSVFGEALRTSISVSRSLQLLEKIRDQLGTAPEGSEGRMRAVEWALECGFKISGPELLEAAGTALVHSRNWSSRTMAAKVADPDLVPQAQAVQARALFNEGDFVGAAKLLDGCWLQLGKGPWAVPVMMLRAMAHQALGTPLAVFAADSRGALQSAGAMPAGPLAVPHDSQQAPGAPDKIWQERLLHLLELGEAGNHQALAAEVQELRSSRGGDATEDALHAVGLALLAHALASAGRALQGLDAALLSASELPALQGGVFFFNEFVLGRLVADYLAMGEWDSAERELANYAAGQPRGIAYFSGSLEVLRGYSLLRQGRMERAYQTLLPAVETLRLNDPLQLFRFGSGLAFYVAARLGDSAQAGRLELDYKDSPLGSTGFGLLATAYAAAASEYVAHDGKGLASLHTLSTTREVTSRAGTLLELLALCWDLGDHSVIPLVHTLAVNVEGPWAAAMLTLAEHWESEDADSIMETAAMLEGAGFVNLAREAYARSSTVLESSGERRRARQAVALREKCDHELGERFREGHFIAAAPSVHLTRREQDIVELAVQGLTDREIAQKLMVSVRTVEGHLYRTYVKLGVRSRDELATALPH